One genomic segment of Amycolatopsis sp. Hca4 includes these proteins:
- a CDS encoding AMP-binding protein: MSASEVHHAFRVARDYLQAHREDYETAYREFAWPEFDEFNWAIDWFDVVAHDPANAQRYALWIVEEDGRENRWTFPEMSARSNQVANWLRSLGVRRGDRLILMLGNQGELWETILAAIKLGAVIIPASTLLGPADLTDRVERGAAKHVVVRSVDAPKFDGVEGGYTRIAVGEPVEGWHPYSAAFAESPEFAPDGPTKAADPLLLYFTSGTTAKPKLVQHTHVSYPVGHLSTMYWIGLEPGDVHLNISSPGWAKHAWSNFFAPWNAEATVFLYNYNRFDAGALMAQMDRCGVTSFCAPPTVWRMLIQADLTALTAPPKKVVGAGEPLNPEVIDQVRKAWGVTIRDGFGQTESSVQIANTPGQDVVPGSMGRPLPGFVVALVDPVSGERATEGEICLDLAHRPVGLMTGYADDDERTSAAFAGGFYHTGDVGSIDERGYITYVGRTDDVFKASDYRISPFELESVLIEHEAVAEAAVVPAPDPIRLAVPKAYVVLAAGFSPDAETARSILAYCREHLAPYKRIRRLEFAELPKTISGKIRRVELRGRESDPKRGQGTEYREEDFPDLKS, from the coding sequence GTGTCCGCTTCGGAGGTCCACCACGCGTTCCGCGTCGCGCGGGACTACCTGCAGGCCCACCGCGAGGACTACGAGACGGCGTACCGCGAGTTCGCCTGGCCGGAGTTCGACGAGTTCAACTGGGCGATCGACTGGTTCGACGTCGTCGCGCACGACCCGGCCAACGCGCAGCGGTACGCGCTCTGGATCGTCGAGGAGGACGGCCGCGAGAACCGCTGGACGTTCCCCGAGATGTCCGCCCGGTCCAACCAGGTGGCGAACTGGCTGCGCTCGCTCGGCGTCCGCCGCGGCGACCGGCTGATCCTCATGCTCGGCAACCAGGGCGAGCTGTGGGAGACGATCCTCGCCGCGATCAAGCTCGGCGCGGTGATCATCCCGGCGTCCACGCTGCTCGGGCCGGCCGACCTGACCGACCGGGTCGAGCGCGGCGCGGCGAAGCACGTCGTCGTCCGCTCGGTGGACGCCCCGAAGTTCGACGGCGTCGAGGGCGGCTACACGCGGATCGCGGTGGGGGAGCCGGTCGAGGGCTGGCACCCGTACTCGGCCGCGTTCGCCGAGTCCCCGGAGTTCGCCCCGGACGGCCCGACGAAGGCCGCCGACCCGCTGCTGCTCTACTTCACCTCCGGCACCACGGCGAAGCCGAAGCTCGTGCAGCACACGCACGTCTCCTACCCGGTCGGCCACCTCTCCACGATGTACTGGATCGGCCTGGAACCCGGCGACGTCCACCTGAACATCTCCTCGCCCGGCTGGGCGAAGCACGCCTGGAGCAACTTCTTCGCCCCGTGGAACGCCGAGGCGACGGTGTTCCTCTACAACTACAACCGGTTCGACGCCGGCGCCCTGATGGCGCAGATGGACCGCTGCGGCGTCACGAGCTTCTGCGCGCCGCCGACGGTGTGGCGGATGCTCATCCAGGCCGACCTGACCGCACTGACGGCACCGCCGAAGAAGGTCGTCGGGGCGGGGGAGCCGCTCAACCCCGAGGTGATCGACCAGGTGCGGAAGGCATGGGGCGTCACCATCCGCGACGGCTTCGGCCAGACCGAAAGCAGCGTCCAGATCGCCAACACGCCCGGCCAGGACGTCGTGCCGGGCTCGATGGGCCGCCCGCTGCCCGGCTTCGTGGTGGCGCTGGTCGACCCGGTCAGCGGCGAACGCGCGACGGAGGGCGAGATCTGCCTCGACCTCGCGCACCGGCCGGTCGGCCTGATGACCGGGTACGCCGACGACGACGAGCGGACGTCGGCGGCCTTCGCCGGCGGCTTCTACCACACCGGTGACGTGGGCTCGATCGACGAACGCGGGTACATCACCTACGTCGGGCGCACCGACGACGTGTTCAAAGCCTCGGACTACCGGATCTCGCCGTTCGAGCTGGAGAGCGTCCTGATCGAGCACGAGGCGGTGGCCGAGGCGGCGGTCGTCCCGGCCCCCGACCCGATCCGGCTCGCGGTGCCCAAGGCCTACGTCGTGCTGGCGGCCGGGTTCTCACCCGATGCGGAGACCGCGCGGTCGATCCTGGCGTACTGCCGCGAGCACCTGGCGCCGTACAAGCGCATCCGGCGGCTGGAGTTCGCGGAGCTGCCGAAGACGATCTCCGGCAAGATCCGCCGCGTCGAGCTGCGGGGCCGCGAGAGCGACCCGAAGCGCGGCCAGGGGACGGAGTACCGCGAGGAGGACTTCCCGGACCTCAAGTCCTGA
- a CDS encoding alpha/beta fold hydrolase, whose protein sequence is MSPASATAIETGPPSAPARRASRPIELTGSFDHEGHRLWYTEFGSGDKVVVLTHGIMLTRRMHAPLARRLARAGFRVITLDLLGHGDSDRPTESWLYSMPSFAEQTLALLDHLEVESAVVGGTSLGANVSLEVAVLAPSRTRGLIVEMPVLDNAIVAGLVTFAPLLMAARFLPFTVQAVALAASVVPHGNQWVDVVTDTLSQRPAPMAALLHGVLFGRIAPPKAVRRKISTRALVIGHQGDPIHPFGDADTLAVDMPDAEFVQARSPVELRFDPSRLSDAIRDFAASCYED, encoded by the coding sequence ATGAGCCCGGCCAGCGCGACCGCGATCGAGACCGGACCTCCGTCCGCCCCCGCCCGGCGGGCCTCCCGGCCGATCGAACTGACCGGTTCGTTCGACCACGAGGGCCACCGGCTCTGGTACACCGAGTTCGGCAGCGGCGACAAGGTCGTCGTCCTCACCCACGGCATCATGCTGACCCGCCGGATGCACGCGCCGCTGGCGCGCCGGCTGGCCCGCGCGGGCTTCCGGGTGATCACCCTCGACCTGCTCGGCCACGGCGACTCCGACCGGCCGACCGAGTCGTGGCTCTATTCGATGCCGTCCTTCGCCGAGCAGACCCTGGCCCTGCTGGACCACCTCGAGGTCGAGTCGGCCGTGGTCGGCGGGACGTCCCTGGGGGCGAACGTCTCGCTGGAAGTGGCGGTGCTGGCGCCGTCGCGGACGCGCGGGCTGATCGTCGAGATGCCGGTGCTGGACAACGCGATCGTGGCCGGGCTGGTCACCTTCGCCCCGCTGCTGATGGCGGCCCGGTTCCTGCCCTTCACGGTGCAGGCGGTGGCGCTGGCGGCCTCGGTCGTCCCGCACGGCAACCAGTGGGTCGACGTCGTCACGGACACGCTCTCCCAGCGCCCGGCCCCGATGGCGGCCCTGCTGCACGGGGTGCTGTTCGGCCGGATCGCGCCGCCGAAGGCGGTCCGCCGCAAGATCAGCACCCGGGCACTGGTGATCGGTCACCAGGGCGACCCGATCCACCCCTTCGGCGACGCGGACACCCTGGCGGTCGACATGCCGGACGCGGAGTTCGTCCAGGCCCGCAGCCCGGTCGAGCTGAGGTTCGACCCGAGCCGCCTCTCGGACGCGATCCGCGATTTCGCCGCGAGCTGCTACGAAGACTGA
- a CDS encoding crotonase/enoyl-CoA hydratase family protein, producing MTATADSLPDLVSLKVDIDGSVAEVTLLGPSKGNAMGPDFWRELPLVFRALDADPQVRAVVLTGSGRHFSYGLDLPAMMGDWAPMLGGENLAGPRTAFLDQVRSLQAAVSSIAECRKPVVAAVSGWCIGGGVDVVAAADVRLASADAKFSVREVRVAIVADLGSLQRLAPIIGEGHLRELALTGKDIDAARAEKIGLVNDVYPDQDTLLKAARELAGEIAANPPLVVQGTKQVLAANTERQVADGLRYVAAWNSAFLPSKDLGEAVQAFLERRPPEFKGE from the coding sequence ATGACCGCTACTGCTGACAGTCTGCCCGACCTGGTGTCCCTCAAGGTCGACATCGACGGCTCCGTGGCCGAAGTGACGCTCCTCGGCCCGTCGAAGGGCAACGCGATGGGCCCGGACTTCTGGCGCGAGCTGCCCCTGGTCTTCCGCGCGCTGGACGCCGACCCGCAGGTCAGGGCGGTCGTGCTGACCGGCAGCGGCCGGCACTTCTCCTACGGCCTCGACCTGCCCGCGATGATGGGCGACTGGGCGCCGATGCTCGGCGGCGAGAACCTGGCCGGCCCGCGGACGGCGTTCCTCGACCAGGTCCGGTCCCTGCAGGCGGCGGTCAGCTCGATCGCGGAATGCCGCAAACCGGTCGTCGCGGCCGTCTCCGGCTGGTGCATCGGCGGCGGGGTCGACGTCGTCGCGGCCGCCGACGTCCGGCTGGCCAGCGCCGACGCCAAGTTCAGCGTCCGCGAGGTGCGCGTCGCCATCGTCGCCGACCTCGGCAGCCTGCAGCGGCTGGCCCCGATCATCGGCGAGGGGCACCTGCGGGAGCTCGCCCTCACCGGCAAGGACATCGACGCCGCCCGCGCCGAGAAGATCGGCCTGGTCAACGACGTCTACCCGGACCAGGACACGCTGCTGAAGGCCGCGCGCGAACTCGCCGGGGAGATCGCTGCGAACCCGCCGCTGGTGGTGCAGGGTACGAAGCAGGTACTGGCGGCGAACACCGAGCGCCAGGTCGCCGACGGCCTCCGGTACGTCGCCGCCTGGAACTCGGCGTTCCTGCCCAGCAAGGACCTCGGCGAGGCGGTCCAGGCCTTCCTGGAGCGCCGCCCGCCGGAGTTCAAGGGCGAGTAG
- a CDS encoding AAA family ATPase, which produces MHAQLTVTPARLPELLLTTAVVRPVFLWGAPGIGKSSLVRDFAAALGLECVSLLGTQLAPEDLIGVPQITGGRSRFCPPEQIARDEPYCLFLDELNAAAPDVQKAFYSLILDRRIGSYELPPGSVVIGAGNRATDQALARPMASALVNRLVHVHLRAAPGDWLAWAAGHGIHPWVIEYLTQRPDHLWSPPPKTEEPFSTPRSWHMLSDLLHSAGDPADDETIALLAYATLTPAHAGAFRAYLKVARHAFDLEAILKGDARWPAGPADRDLLYFLAETFRARLVKDLPADKRHASAAVRQFAFRAKSLLVELAEISLEMAQLVIADDEAGNPRLPAWFLVEAARDLPRLVAARA; this is translated from the coding sequence TTGCACGCCCAGCTCACGGTCACGCCCGCCCGGCTGCCCGAGCTCCTGCTCACCACCGCCGTCGTGCGGCCGGTGTTCCTCTGGGGCGCGCCCGGGATCGGGAAGTCCTCGCTGGTGCGCGACTTCGCGGCGGCACTGGGCCTGGAGTGCGTTTCCCTGCTGGGCACCCAGCTCGCGCCCGAAGACCTGATCGGCGTCCCGCAGATCACGGGCGGCCGCAGCCGGTTCTGCCCGCCGGAGCAGATCGCCCGCGACGAGCCGTACTGCCTGTTCCTCGACGAGCTGAACGCCGCGGCGCCCGACGTCCAGAAGGCGTTCTACTCGCTCATCCTCGACCGCCGCATCGGCTCCTACGAGCTGCCGCCGGGTTCGGTCGTGATCGGGGCCGGCAACCGCGCCACCGACCAGGCGCTGGCCCGGCCGATGGCCTCGGCCCTGGTCAACCGCCTGGTGCACGTCCACCTGCGGGCCGCGCCCGGTGACTGGCTCGCCTGGGCGGCCGGCCACGGCATCCACCCGTGGGTCATCGAGTACCTCACCCAGCGTCCGGACCACCTCTGGAGCCCGCCGCCCAAGACCGAGGAGCCGTTCTCGACCCCGAGGTCCTGGCACATGCTCTCCGACCTGCTCCACTCCGCCGGCGACCCGGCCGACGACGAGACGATCGCGCTGCTCGCGTACGCGACCCTCACCCCGGCGCACGCCGGAGCGTTCCGCGCGTACCTCAAGGTCGCCCGGCACGCCTTCGACCTCGAGGCGATCCTCAAGGGTGACGCGCGCTGGCCCGCCGGACCGGCCGACCGCGACCTGCTCTACTTCCTCGCCGAGACCTTCCGCGCGCGGCTGGTCAAGGACCTGCCCGCGGACAAGCGGCACGCCTCGGCGGCCGTCCGCCAGTTCGCCTTCCGGGCCAAGAGCCTGCTTGTCGAGCTGGCCGAGATTTCGCTGGAGATGGCCCAGCTGGTCATCGCCGACGACGAAGCAGGCAACCCGCGGCTGCCGGCGTGGTTCCTGGTCGAAGCCGCCCGCGACCTGCCGCGGCTGGTGGCGGCGCGGGCATGA
- a CDS encoding CDP-alcohol phosphatidyltransferase family protein produces MSTAAPEPAAQAAEPSLWRQALNVPNILSLLRLAGVPVFLWLLLGPREDGWALALLVFSALTDWLDGKLARWLNQMSRLGQLLDPAADRLYILATLIAFLVRDIIPWWVVVPLVLREAVLGVCVVTLRRRGFAPPEVTYIGKGATFVLMYAFPFLLLAQGGSDVAAVARPIGYAFTIWGAVLYVWSGVLYVVQARNALRGEPAE; encoded by the coding sequence GTGAGCACAGCCGCCCCCGAACCCGCCGCTCAGGCCGCCGAACCGTCACTGTGGCGGCAGGCCTTGAACGTCCCCAACATCCTCTCCCTGCTGCGGCTGGCCGGGGTGCCCGTCTTCCTCTGGCTGCTGCTCGGCCCCCGGGAGGACGGCTGGGCGCTGGCCCTGCTCGTCTTCAGCGCGCTGACCGACTGGCTCGACGGCAAGCTCGCCCGCTGGCTCAACCAGATGTCGCGGCTCGGGCAGCTGCTCGACCCCGCCGCCGACCGGCTCTACATCCTCGCCACCCTGATCGCCTTCCTCGTCCGGGACATCATCCCGTGGTGGGTCGTCGTGCCGCTGGTGCTGCGGGAGGCCGTGCTCGGCGTCTGCGTCGTCACCCTGCGCCGCCGGGGCTTCGCGCCGCCCGAGGTCACCTACATCGGGAAGGGGGCCACCTTCGTCCTGATGTACGCCTTCCCGTTCCTGCTGCTCGCGCAGGGTGGCTCGGACGTCGCCGCGGTCGCGCGGCCGATCGGGTACGCCTTCACCATCTGGGGCGCCGTCCTCTACGTCTGGTCGGGCGTCCTCTACGTCGTCCAGGCGCGCAACGCCCTGCGCGGCGAACCCGCGGAGTGA